From Orcinus orca chromosome 3, mOrcOrc1.1, whole genome shotgun sequence, a single genomic window includes:
- the FLT4 gene encoding vascular endothelial growth factor receptor 3 isoform X2, whose translation MRDRQGPLGTAVVPEPIGVVRPGRLSLETIPIAFRPSVPQSRVSCRSPHPYYSSQQPGLVQEGPLAPGHSCLLTVYLSCRGWGASWKECQDRARVGSAKPPELPSWSRYKDRKAVSGRHSPHVLVLKEVTEASAGIYTLALWNSAAGLRRNISLELVVNVPPHIHEKEASSPSIYSRHSRQALTCTAYGVPPPLSIQWHWRPWTPCKTFTQRSLQRRQQRDQMPQCQDWREVTMQDAVNPIESLDTWTEFVEGKNKTVSKLVIQDANVSAMYKCVVFNKVGQDERLIYFYVTTIPDGFSIESEPSEDPLEGQAVRLSCRADNYTYQHLRWYRLNLSTLHDAHGNPLLLDCKNVHLFATPLAASLEEAAPGVRHATLSLTIPSVAPEHEGDYVCEVQDRRSHDKHCHKKYLSVQALEVPRLTQNLTDLLVNVSDSLEMRCPVAGAHMPSIVWYKDERLLEEESGIDLADSNQRLSIQRVREEDAGRYLCSVCNAKGCVNSSASVAVEGSEDKGNMEIVILIGTGVIAVFFWVLLLLIFCNMRRPTHADIKTGYLSIIMDPGEVPLEEQCEYLSYDASQWEFPRERLHLGRVLGHGAFGKVVEASAFGINKGSSCDTVAVKMLKEGATASEHRALMSELKILIHIGNHLNVVNLLGACTKPNGPLMVIVEFCKYGNLSNFLRAKREAFNPYAEKSLEQRRRFCSMVEGAKADRRRPGSSDRALLTRLLMGKGGAGRAPLVQEAEDLWLSPLTMEDLVCYSFQVARGMEFLASRKCIHRDLAARNILLSESDVVKICDFGLARDIYKDPDYVRKGSARLPLKWMAPESIFDKVYTTQSDVWSFGVLLWEIFSLGASPYPGVQINEEFCQRLKEGTRMRAPELATPAIRRIMLSCWAGDPKERPAFSDLVEILGDLLQGRGHQEEEDCVVSCGSQSSEEGSFLQASTTALHVMETDADMEDSPPSLHRHSLAARYYNCVSFPGCLARGTQTQGPFRMKTFEEFPMTLTTYKASVDSQTDSGMVLASEEFERLESRHRQESGLSYKGPGRNMDVTMAHPDPPGRRQRPDPGTQGQVFYNSEYGELAGPPEESDGIPSAQVPFFTDSSY comes from the exons ATGAGAGACAGACAAGGCCCCCTGGGGACTGCAGTTGTCCCTGAGCCTATAGGTGTTGTGAGACCCGGTAGGTTGAGCCTGGAGACCATCCCCATAGCCTTTAGGCCATCTGTTCCCCAGTCCAGAGTCAGTTGCCGCAGCCCACACCCCTACTACTCTTCCCAGCAGCCTGGTCTGGTGCAGGAGGGGCCTCTTGCTCCTGGCCACTCCTGCCTCCTGACAGTATATCTCAGTTGTAGGGGCTGGGGTGCTTCATGGAAGGAGTGCCAGGACAGGGCCAGGGTGGGGTCCGCAAAGCCCCCTGAACTCCCTTCCTGGTCCAGGTACAAGGACAGAAAGGCAGTGTCGGGGCGCCATAGTCCACACGTTCTGGTGCTCAAGGAGGTGACGGAAGCCAGTGCGGGCATCTACACCCTCGCCCTGTGGAACTCCGCGGCCGGCCTGAGGCGCAACATCAGCCTGGAGCTGGTGGTAAATG tgcctcccCACATCCACGAGAAGGAAGCCTCCTCCCCCAGCATCTACTCCCGCCATAGTCGCCAGGCCCTCACCTGTACTGCCTATGGAGTGCCCCCTCCTCTCAGCATCCAGTGGCACTGGCGGCCGTGGACGCCCTGCAAGACCTTCACCCAGCGCAGCCT CCAGCGGCGGCAGCAGCGAGACCAAATGCCACAGTGCCAGGACTGGAGGGAGGTGACCATGCAGGATGCTGTGAACCCCATTGAGAGCTTGGACACCTGGACTGAGTTTGTGGAGGGCAAAAATAAG ACGGTGAGCAAGCTGGTGATCCAGGACGCCAATGTGTCTGCCATGTACAAGTGCGTGGTCTTCAACAAAGTGGGCCAGGATGAGCGGCTCATCTACTTCTACGTGACCA ccatcCCCGATGGCTTCAGCATAGAATCGGAGCCATCAGAAGATCCTCTAGAGGGACAGGCCGTGCGCCTGAGCTGCCGGGCTGACAATTACACTTATCAGCATTTGCGCTGGTACCGCCTCAACCTGTCCACGTTGCATGACGCTCACGGCAACCCACTGCTGCTCGACTGCAAGAACGTGCACCTATTCGCCACGCCGCTGGCCGCCAGTCTGGAGGAGGCGGCGCCCGGGGTGCGCCACGCCACGCTCAGCCTGACCATCCCCAGCGTGGCACCAGAACATGAAGGCGACTACGTGTGCGAGGTGCAGGACCGGCGCAGCCACGACAAGCACTGCCACAAGAAGTACCTGTCAGTGcagg ccctggaagTCCCGCGGCTCACGCAGAACTTGACTGACCTCCTGGTGAATGTGAGCGATTCCTTGGAGATGAGGTGCCCGGTGGCCGGGGCGCACATGCCCAGCATCGTGTGGTACAAAGATGAGAGGCTGCTGGAGGAAGAGTCCG GAATCGACCTGGCGGACTCGAACCAGAGGCTGAGCATCCAGCGCGTACGCGAGGAGGATGCTGGGCGCTATCTGTGCAGTGTGTGCAACGCCAAGGGCTGCGTCAACTCCTCTGCCAGCGTGGCCGTGGAAG GCTCCGAGGATAAAGGCAACATGGAGATCGTGATCCTTATTGGCACCGGGGTCATCGCCGTCTTCTTCtgggtcctcctcctcctcatcttcTGTAACATGAGGAGG CCAACCCATGCAGACATCAAGACCGGCTACTTGTCCATCATCATGGACCCTGGGGAAGTGCCTTTGGAGGAGCAGTGTGAATACCTGTCCTATGATGCCAGTCAGTGGGAGTTCCCCAGGGAACGGCTGCACCTCG GGAGAGTCCTCGGccatggggcctttgggaaggtgGTGGAAGCCTCGGCCTTTGGCATCAACAAGGGCAGCAGCTGTGACACTGTGGCCGTGAAAATGCTGAAAG AGGGCGCCACAGCCAGCGAGCACCGTGCCCTGATGTCAGAGCTCAAAATCCTAATCCACATCGGTAACCACCTCAATGTGGTCAACCTCCTGGGGGCGTGCACCAAGCCCAACG gccccctcATGGTGATCGTGGAGTTTTGCAAGTACGGCAACCTCTCCAACTTCTTGCGTGCCAAGCGGGAGGCCTTCAACCCCTACGCG GAGAAGTCCCTTGAGCAGCGAAGGCGCTTCTGCTCCATGGTGGAGGGTGCCAAGGCTGACCGGAGGAGGCCAGGGAGCAGCGACAGGGCCCTCCTCACAAGGCTCCTGATGGGCAAGGGTGGGGCAGGACGAGCCCCTCTGGTCCAAGAAG CTGAGGACCTGTGGCTGAGCCCACTGACCATGGAAGACCTTGTCTGCTACAGCTTCCAGGTGGCCCGAGGGATGGAGTTCCTGGCATCTCGCAAG TGCATCCACAGAGACCTGGCTGCTCGGAACATCTTGCTGTCAGAAAGTGATGTGGTGAAGATCTGTGACTTCGGCCTGGCCCGggacatctacaaagaccctgaCTACGTGCGCAAGGGCAGT GCCCGACTGCCCCTGAAGTGGATGGCCCCCGAGAGCATCTTCGACAAGGTGTACACCACACAGAGCGATGTGTGGTCCTTTGGGGTGCTGCTCTGGGAGATCTTCTCCCTGG GGGCCTCCCCATACCCTGGGGTGCAGATCAATGAGGAGTTCTGCCAACGGCTGAAAGAAGGCACCCGGATGAGGGCCCCAGAGCTGGCCACTCCTGCCAT ACGCCGCATCATGCTGAGCTGCTGGGCCGGAGACCCCAAAGAGAGGCCTGCATTCTCAGATCTGGTGGAGATCCTGGGGGACCTGCTTCAGGGCAGGGGTCATCAG GAAGAGGAGGACTGCGTGGTTTCCTGTGGCTCTCAGAGCTCAGAGGAGGGAAGCTTCTTGCAGGCGTCCACCACGGCCCTGCATGTCATGGAGACTGATGCTGACATGGAGGACAGCCCACCAAGCCTGCACCGGCACAGCCTGGCTGCCAG ATATTATAATTGTGTGTCCTTTCCGGGATGCCTTGCCAGGGGGACTCAGACCCAGGGTCCTTTCAGGATGAAAACGTTCGAAGAATTTCCCATGACCCTGACAACCTACAAGGCCTCAGTG
- the FLT4 gene encoding vascular endothelial growth factor receptor 3 isoform X1: MRDRQGPLGTAVVPEPIGVVRPGRLSLETIPIAFRPSVPQSRVSCRSPHPYYSSQQPGLVQEGPLAPGHSCLLTVYLSCRGWGASWKECQDRARVGSAKPPELPSWSRYKDRKAVSGRHSPHVLVLKEVTEASAGIYTLALWNSAAGLRRNISLELVVNVPPHIHEKEASSPSIYSRHSRQALTCTAYGVPPPLSIQWHWRPWTPCKTFTQRSLQRRQQRDQMPQCQDWREVTMQDAVNPIESLDTWTEFVEGKNKTVSKLVIQDANVSAMYKCVVFNKVGQDERLIYFYVTTIPDGFSIESEPSEDPLEGQAVRLSCRADNYTYQHLRWYRLNLSTLHDAHGNPLLLDCKNVHLFATPLAASLEEAAPGVRHATLSLTIPSVAPEHEGDYVCEVQDRRSHDKHCHKKYLSVQALEVPRLTQNLTDLLVNVSDSLEMRCPVAGAHMPSIVWYKDERLLEEESGIDLADSNQRLSIQRVREEDAGRYLCSVCNAKGCVNSSASVAVEGSEDKGNMEIVILIGTGVIAVFFWVLLLLIFCNMRRPTHADIKTGYLSIIMDPGEVPLEEQCEYLSYDASQWEFPRERLHLGRVLGHGAFGKVVEASAFGINKGSSCDTVAVKMLKEGATASEHRALMSELKILIHIGNHLNVVNLLGACTKPNGPLMVIVEFCKYGNLSNFLRAKREAFNPYAEKSLEQRRRFCSMVEGAKADRRRPGSSDRALLTRLLMGKGGAGRAPLVQEAEDLWLSPLTMEDLVCYSFQVARGMEFLASRKCIHRDLAARNILLSESDVVKICDFGLARDIYKDPDYVRKGSARLPLKWMAPESIFDKVYTTQSDVWSFGVLLWEIFSLGASPYPGVQINEEFCQRLKEGTRMRAPELATPAIRRIMLSCWAGDPKERPAFSDLVEILGDLLQGRGHQEEEDCVVSCGSQSSEEGSFLQASTTALHVMETDADMEDSPPSLHRHSLAARYYNCVSFPGCLARGTQTQGPFRMKTFEEFPMTLTTYKASVDSQTDSGMVLASEEFERLESRHRQESGLSSYKGPGRNMDVTMAHPDPPGRRQRPDPGTQGQVFYNSEYGELAGPPEESDGIPSAQVPFFTDSSY; this comes from the exons ATGAGAGACAGACAAGGCCCCCTGGGGACTGCAGTTGTCCCTGAGCCTATAGGTGTTGTGAGACCCGGTAGGTTGAGCCTGGAGACCATCCCCATAGCCTTTAGGCCATCTGTTCCCCAGTCCAGAGTCAGTTGCCGCAGCCCACACCCCTACTACTCTTCCCAGCAGCCTGGTCTGGTGCAGGAGGGGCCTCTTGCTCCTGGCCACTCCTGCCTCCTGACAGTATATCTCAGTTGTAGGGGCTGGGGTGCTTCATGGAAGGAGTGCCAGGACAGGGCCAGGGTGGGGTCCGCAAAGCCCCCTGAACTCCCTTCCTGGTCCAGGTACAAGGACAGAAAGGCAGTGTCGGGGCGCCATAGTCCACACGTTCTGGTGCTCAAGGAGGTGACGGAAGCCAGTGCGGGCATCTACACCCTCGCCCTGTGGAACTCCGCGGCCGGCCTGAGGCGCAACATCAGCCTGGAGCTGGTGGTAAATG tgcctcccCACATCCACGAGAAGGAAGCCTCCTCCCCCAGCATCTACTCCCGCCATAGTCGCCAGGCCCTCACCTGTACTGCCTATGGAGTGCCCCCTCCTCTCAGCATCCAGTGGCACTGGCGGCCGTGGACGCCCTGCAAGACCTTCACCCAGCGCAGCCT CCAGCGGCGGCAGCAGCGAGACCAAATGCCACAGTGCCAGGACTGGAGGGAGGTGACCATGCAGGATGCTGTGAACCCCATTGAGAGCTTGGACACCTGGACTGAGTTTGTGGAGGGCAAAAATAAG ACGGTGAGCAAGCTGGTGATCCAGGACGCCAATGTGTCTGCCATGTACAAGTGCGTGGTCTTCAACAAAGTGGGCCAGGATGAGCGGCTCATCTACTTCTACGTGACCA ccatcCCCGATGGCTTCAGCATAGAATCGGAGCCATCAGAAGATCCTCTAGAGGGACAGGCCGTGCGCCTGAGCTGCCGGGCTGACAATTACACTTATCAGCATTTGCGCTGGTACCGCCTCAACCTGTCCACGTTGCATGACGCTCACGGCAACCCACTGCTGCTCGACTGCAAGAACGTGCACCTATTCGCCACGCCGCTGGCCGCCAGTCTGGAGGAGGCGGCGCCCGGGGTGCGCCACGCCACGCTCAGCCTGACCATCCCCAGCGTGGCACCAGAACATGAAGGCGACTACGTGTGCGAGGTGCAGGACCGGCGCAGCCACGACAAGCACTGCCACAAGAAGTACCTGTCAGTGcagg ccctggaagTCCCGCGGCTCACGCAGAACTTGACTGACCTCCTGGTGAATGTGAGCGATTCCTTGGAGATGAGGTGCCCGGTGGCCGGGGCGCACATGCCCAGCATCGTGTGGTACAAAGATGAGAGGCTGCTGGAGGAAGAGTCCG GAATCGACCTGGCGGACTCGAACCAGAGGCTGAGCATCCAGCGCGTACGCGAGGAGGATGCTGGGCGCTATCTGTGCAGTGTGTGCAACGCCAAGGGCTGCGTCAACTCCTCTGCCAGCGTGGCCGTGGAAG GCTCCGAGGATAAAGGCAACATGGAGATCGTGATCCTTATTGGCACCGGGGTCATCGCCGTCTTCTTCtgggtcctcctcctcctcatcttcTGTAACATGAGGAGG CCAACCCATGCAGACATCAAGACCGGCTACTTGTCCATCATCATGGACCCTGGGGAAGTGCCTTTGGAGGAGCAGTGTGAATACCTGTCCTATGATGCCAGTCAGTGGGAGTTCCCCAGGGAACGGCTGCACCTCG GGAGAGTCCTCGGccatggggcctttgggaaggtgGTGGAAGCCTCGGCCTTTGGCATCAACAAGGGCAGCAGCTGTGACACTGTGGCCGTGAAAATGCTGAAAG AGGGCGCCACAGCCAGCGAGCACCGTGCCCTGATGTCAGAGCTCAAAATCCTAATCCACATCGGTAACCACCTCAATGTGGTCAACCTCCTGGGGGCGTGCACCAAGCCCAACG gccccctcATGGTGATCGTGGAGTTTTGCAAGTACGGCAACCTCTCCAACTTCTTGCGTGCCAAGCGGGAGGCCTTCAACCCCTACGCG GAGAAGTCCCTTGAGCAGCGAAGGCGCTTCTGCTCCATGGTGGAGGGTGCCAAGGCTGACCGGAGGAGGCCAGGGAGCAGCGACAGGGCCCTCCTCACAAGGCTCCTGATGGGCAAGGGTGGGGCAGGACGAGCCCCTCTGGTCCAAGAAG CTGAGGACCTGTGGCTGAGCCCACTGACCATGGAAGACCTTGTCTGCTACAGCTTCCAGGTGGCCCGAGGGATGGAGTTCCTGGCATCTCGCAAG TGCATCCACAGAGACCTGGCTGCTCGGAACATCTTGCTGTCAGAAAGTGATGTGGTGAAGATCTGTGACTTCGGCCTGGCCCGggacatctacaaagaccctgaCTACGTGCGCAAGGGCAGT GCCCGACTGCCCCTGAAGTGGATGGCCCCCGAGAGCATCTTCGACAAGGTGTACACCACACAGAGCGATGTGTGGTCCTTTGGGGTGCTGCTCTGGGAGATCTTCTCCCTGG GGGCCTCCCCATACCCTGGGGTGCAGATCAATGAGGAGTTCTGCCAACGGCTGAAAGAAGGCACCCGGATGAGGGCCCCAGAGCTGGCCACTCCTGCCAT ACGCCGCATCATGCTGAGCTGCTGGGCCGGAGACCCCAAAGAGAGGCCTGCATTCTCAGATCTGGTGGAGATCCTGGGGGACCTGCTTCAGGGCAGGGGTCATCAG GAAGAGGAGGACTGCGTGGTTTCCTGTGGCTCTCAGAGCTCAGAGGAGGGAAGCTTCTTGCAGGCGTCCACCACGGCCCTGCATGTCATGGAGACTGATGCTGACATGGAGGACAGCCCACCAAGCCTGCACCGGCACAGCCTGGCTGCCAG ATATTATAATTGTGTGTCCTTTCCGGGATGCCTTGCCAGGGGGACTCAGACCCAGGGTCCTTTCAGGATGAAAACGTTCGAAGAATTTCCCATGACCCTGACAACCTACAAGGCCTCAGTG